A stretch of DNA from Mycolicibacterium celeriflavum:
GCCGCAACTCCAAGCGGCTGTGGGCCTGCTACGGGCTTGCCGTGGTGGCTTGCTCGCTGCTCAACGTGTTCGCGGTGCTGCTGGTGCTCGTTCACGCCGTCGCGCTCGCCGCGGTCGCGGCCAACCGCGCCGTGGTGCACCGGTGGATCGTGACGGTCGCCGTGGCGATCGCCGCCGTTGTGCCGTTCCTCGTGTTCAGCAGGACGCAGATCGCCCAGGTGCGGTGGATCTCGGCACCGGGATGGGACACCGTCGCGGAGGTCGTGCAGGAGCAGTACTTCGACCACAGCGTGGCGTTCGCCGTCGTCGCGGCGGCGGTGCTGATCCTGCCTCTGGTGAGGCGCCGATTCCGGCCCACCGATGCCGGCGTCCGGTCACTGGTTTTGATCAGCCTGGGCTGGATCGTGGTCCCGACCGCGGTCCTGCTGCTCTATTCGGTGTGGCTGGAACCCGTGTACTACCCGCGCTACCTCAGCTACACCTCGCCCGCCATGGCGCTGCTGCTGGCGGTCGGCGTCACGGCGATCGCCAGGACACGCGAGACCGTCGCGGCGGTGCTGACGGTTTTCGCGGTGGCGGCGACGCCGAATTATCTGCTCGAACAGCGGGGGCCGTATGCCAAGGAGGGCATGGACTTCAGCCAGGTCGCCGACGTTATCACCGCGCACGCCTCCCCTGGTGACTGTCTGGTGCTGGACAACACCACCAATTGGGCGCCCGGCCCCATTCGTCCGCTGACGGCGGCGCGTCCGCAGGCCTACGCTCAGCTCGTCGACCCCGGCCGCGGACCGCGCGCGGCGGACCGGAACCGGCTGTGGGACGCCCATCTCGGCATCTGGGGGGTGGCCGACCAGCTTCGACGCTGCACCGTGCTGTGGACCGTCTCCCAACGTGACACCAGCGTCGCGGATCGCGAGAGCGGCACCGCGCTGGATCCGGGCCCGCGCCTTCGCCGCGCGCCTGCATATCGGGTCCCGCAGGCAATGGGCTTCCGGGTCGTGGAGCGCTGGCAGTTCAGTTTCGCCCAGGTGGTCAAGTCGACGCGGTAAGCGCGTGATCGTGGCGGAACCGGGTAATCGCTGTGCATGCCCGCACGGCCCAAGCACACTGCCGCGGAGTTCGTTCCGGACACCCGCGATCTCGACGACCTCGCCGACGCCGCAACCGGCTGCAAGGGGTGCGACCTCTATCTCGACGCGACGCAGACCGTGTTCGGCGGCGGCTCCGCGGACGCCGAGATGATGCTGGTCGGGGAACAGCCCGGCGACCAGGAGGACAAGGCGGGCGCACCGTTCGTCGGCCCCGCGGGCAAGCTGCTGGACAAGGCGCTGGTGCAAGCCGGGATCGACCGCGGACGGGTGTATGTGACCAATGCGGTCAAGCACTTCAAGTTCACGCTGCCCGAACGCGGCAAGCGTCGTATCCACAAGACGCCCGGCCGCACCGAGGTGGTGTCCTGCCGGCCATGGCTGCTCGCCGAACTGGACGCGGTTCGACCCGAAGTGCTGGTGCTGATGGGCGCGACCGCCGCTCAGTCGATGATGGGCAGCGCGTTTCGGCTGACCGCACACCGTGGCGAGGCGCTGCGGCTCCCGGAGATCGACGAGATCACCGACCTCGACGTCGACCCCGCCGTCGCGGTCACCGTGCACCCGTCATCGGTGCTTCGGGGACGGCCCGAAGACCGCGAGGAGGCGTTCGGAGCGCTGGTGTCCGATCTGCGGTTCGCCGCGGGCCTGCGTTCCGCTGCGAGGTGAGCAGCGTTCGCTAACAGGCGGCGGGCGGCACCCACATCGACACGGCGGGCGGCACCCACGCGCACGGTCCGCCGTACTGCGGGCCGTTCCAGTAGGCCGGGCTGTCCCAGCGCGGACCACGGCCGCGGTCATCCCAGTCGTCCCAGTCGTCCCACTTGTCGAGCTTCCACGTCATACCCGGCGCATTCGGCACCGGTTGCTCGGCGTTGGCCACACCCGAACCGACGCCCACGGCAGTGGCGGCCAGTGCACCGATGAGCGCGGCCTGCACCCCGATCCTCTTCACAATCACAACGAAACTCCTACTACTGCACCAACTTATCGATTCCCGACCGACGTCATCTTATCCGTTACGGCCGCCGGCGCGAGCCATGCCGTTGTGCCGCGGCGCCTTTGGCGCGTAACAGCAAACTGCCGAGCGGACGTTCCCAGTGGTGTGCCGAATTCCGTACCTACGCCCGCAACCGGCCGCCGCTTCGCGTCGACGCCACCAACCCGAGCGCGGCCAGGATCGCGAAGCCCGCCAACAGCCACCGAGCGGGCGTCGCGGTGCCGGTCTCGGTGAGGTTCACGACGACACCGGCCAGTCCGGCGCCGAACGCACCGCAGATCAACTGGACGGTGTTGATTGCGGCGGCCGCCGTCGGCCCCTCCGCCGGGTCGTCGACGCGGCTCATCGCCCATGCCGACAGGTGCGGCCACGCGATGCCCACCCCGGCGCCCGTCACGACCAGCGCCAGCGCCCAGACCGCAACGACGGCGGGCGGCGCGTCGTCGCGCATGGTCGCCGCCGCCAGGGCGAGACCCGCGGCCATCACCGCGGGGGCGACCGCGACCGTCCGCCTGATCGTGCGCGCGTTGCCCATCGATGCGCTGCCGATCTCGCCGACCGTCCACCCGACCGCCAACCCGGCGCCGAGGAAGCCGGCGGCCACGGGAGTCAAGCCCCCCAGGCGCTGCCCGAACAGCGGCACATACATGTCCGCCATCGTCGCGGCCATCAGCACGCCGAGGGTCAGGTAGATCCACTTCAACGGCCCGGGCCCAAACGCGCTGGGCGGCAACACAGCCGCGGATAGCCGCCGGTCGACGAACAGAAACGCCGCCACCAGAACAGCACCGAGGCCGAGCAGCACTGCGGTGATCCGCGCGTCGCGCGGCACTCCGGCAGCGCTGACCGCCAGCGCCGCGACACCCAACAGGATCAGCGACGGCACGGGGATCGGCGTCCTGGCGACGTCGAGTCGACGACGCGCCGCGCGGGTAGGGCCAACGGCACCAGTACGCCGATCGCCGCGGTCAGGATCGCCAGCACTCCGAAGGACCAACGCCACGAACCGAATTGGGAGAATAGTCCACCGGCGGCGGGACCCAGCAGCGTGCCCACGCCCCACATCGCCGACACCAACGCCGACGCCTTGGTCCACAACCGTTGGGGCAGAGCGGTGTTGATCACCGCATAGCCCAGCCCGGCCAACAGCCCACCGGCCAGCCCTTGCACCGTGCGGCCGACCAGCAGCGCGGCCATCGTGGGTGCCGCAGCACACGCCACGCTGCCGGCACCGAACACGGTCAGCGCCAAGAGATATGACGACCGAGGACCCAAGCGCATCAACGTCGAGTGCACGGTGGTGGCCGCGACCACCGAGGCGACCAGGTACACCGCCGTCACCCAGGCATATAGCCGGTGCCCGCCGATGTCGGCGACCGCGCTGGGCATCAAGCTGATGGTCAGGAACTCGTTGGTGGCGTACAGCGCGACGCCGCCTGCGAGCACGGTGCTGGCGCCCAGGTATTTCGGCCCAAGCAGGTCGCGCCACCGGCCCGTGGTGGTGGTCGCTGTATCGGTCACCCGGTCACGCTATGAGCTGAACCGCACTTGAGGTCAAGCCGCGGCCCGTCACTTCAGGCCGGCGGCGTCCATGCCGCGCAGTTCCTTCTTCAGGTCGTGGATCTCGTCACGGATGCGGGCCGCCAACTCGAACTGCAGGTCCCGCGCCGCGGTCATCATCTGCTCCGTGAGGTCCTTGATGAGGTCGGCCAATTCGGCGCGCGGCATGTTCGAGGTGTCGCGCCCCTCGATGATCCCGGCGCTGACCGCACGGCCGGGCTCACCCTGTGCGCGGCGTCCGCGGGAGGCGTTGCGACCAGAGCCACCCACCTCGACATCGTCAGCCTCGCGGTACACCTGATCGAGGATGTCGGCGATCTTCTTGCGCAACGGCTTCGGATCGATGCCGTGCTCGGTGTTGTAGGCGATCTGCTTGGCACGACGCCGCTCGGTCTCGTCGATGGCTTCCTTCATCGAATCGGTGATCTTGTCCGCGTACATGTGCACCTCACCGGACACATTGCGCGCGGCGCGGCCGATGGTCTGGATCAGGCTGCGCGGAGACCGCAAGAAGCCTTCCTTGTCGGCGTCGAGGATCGCGACCAGCGACACCTCGGGCAGGTCCAACCCCTCGCGCAGCAGGTTGATGCCGACCAGCACGTCGTAATCACCGAGGCGCAACTGCCGCAGCAACTCGACCCGGCGCAGCGTGTCCACCTCGGAGTGCAGGTACCGCACCCGGATGCCCATTTCGAGCAGGTAGTCGGTGAGGTCTTCGGCCATCTTCTTGGTCAACGTGGTGACCAGCACGCGCTCGTCGCGTTCGGTCCGCTTGCGGATCTCCCCGATCAGGTCGTCGATCTGGCCCTTCGTCGGCTTGACCAACACCTGTGGATCGACCAGGCCGGTGGGACGGATGACCTGCTCGACGAATTCGCCGCCGGTCTGGCTCATCTCATACGGCCCGGGCGTTGCCGACAGGTACACCGTCTGACCGATCCGGTCGGCGAACTCCTCCCAGGTCAGCGGGCGGTTGTCGACTGCCGAGGGCAGCCGGAAACCGAAGTCGACGAGGTTGCGCTTGCGGGACATGTCGCCCTCGTACATGCCGCCGATCTGCGGCACCGTCACGTGCGACTCGTCGATGACGAGCAGAAAGTCCTCGGGGAAGTAGTCGATGAGCGTCGCCGGCGCGGTTCCCGGCCCTCGTCCGTCGATGTGACGCGAGTAGTTCTCGATGCCCGAGCAGAAGCCGACCTGACGCATCATCTCGACGTCGTAGTTGGTCCGCATCCGCAGCCGCTGGGCCTCCAGCAGTTTGCCCTGACCCTCCAGTTCGGCCAGCCGCTCCTCGAGTTCCTGCTCGATGGACGTGATCGCCTGCGCCATCCGCTCCGGACCCGCGACGTAGTGCGTCGCGGGGAAGATCCGCAGCGAGTCGACCTTGCGCACCACGTCACCGGTCAGCGGATGCAGGTAGTACAGCTCCTCGATCTCGTCGCCGAAGAACTCGATGCGGACGGCCAACTCCTCGTACGACGGGATGATCTCGACGGTGTCACCGCGCACCCGGAACGACCCGCGGGTGAAAGCCATGTCGTTGCGGGTGTACTGGACGTCGACCAGCAGGCGCAGCAGCGCGTCGCGCGGCACCTCCTGGCCCACTCGCAGTTCCACCGACCGGTCCAGGTACGACTGCGGGGTGCCCAGACCGTAGATGCACGACACCGACGCGACCACCACCACGTCGCGGCGCGACAACAGGCTCGACGTCGCGGAGTGCCGCAACCGCTCGACGTCGTCGTTGATCGAGCTGTCCTTCTCGATGTAGGTGTCGGTCTGGGCGATGTAGGCCTCGGGTTGGTAGTAGTCGTAGTACGAGACGAAGTACTCGACTGAATTGTGCGGCAACATCTCCCGCAACTCGTTGGCCATCTGTGCGGCGAGCGTCTTGTTGGGCTCCATCACCAACGTCGGCCGCTGCACCCGCTCGATGAGCCACGCCGTCGTGGCGGATTTGCCGGTGCCGGTGGCGCCCAGCAGCACCACATCGTGCTCCCCCGCCTTGATCCGGCGCTCCAACTCGTCGATCGCGGCCGGCTGGTCCCCGGCGGGCGCATAGGGGCTGACCACCTCGAAGTGGCCGCCGGTGCGCACGATCGAGTCGACAGGGCGGTACTCCGAGTGCGCGAGCACGGGGTGTTCAGTAGCGAAGGCCATAATGCACCAGGTTAAGCGTGCGCACCGACAACTTCATTCCCGTGGCGGCGGCCGCCCCACCGACGGCCCGGTGGCCCTATCCTTGATCCATCCACGCTCCCAAGCACGAGACGTTCGACCTGCGCGCCCACACAAACACCGATCCGAAGGGCGTCGTGCGGCCGGTCGAGATCTACACGGTCCGACCGTGGGGCCTCTATATGGCTCGTCCGGCTCCCGGTCGCACCCAGTTCCACTACCTGGAGTCGTGGCTGCTGCCGTCCCTGCGGCTGCGCGCGACGGTGTTCCACTTCAATCCGGGCCACGAACTGGACCAGGACTACTACCTCGACGTCGGGCGCTACACGCCCGGCCGGGACGTCTGGCATTCCGAGGACCACTACCTCGACCTGGTGGTCCGCACCGGCGAGGGGGCCGACCTCTGCGACGTCGACGAACTGCTCACCGCGGTGCGGCACAACCTGCTGACACCGGAGACCGGCGAGCAGGCGGTACAGGCTGCGGTGTCCGCGATCGACGGGCTGTCACGGCACGGCTACGACCTGAACCGTTGGCTAGCCGGTCAAGGTATGCCGCTGACCTGGCGCGATGGGTAGCCACCACGGTGATGTCACCGATCATGAATTTGTCCGCACCGCGACGAACGGTAGTCTCTGATCACGTGAATCCCATCGAACGCACGCCCTTCGCTGCCTGCGTCGCTGCAGGGGTCGTGTTGGTGGGCTCCCTGGTGGCCCCCGCGGTCGCGTCGGCTGAGCCGGTCGGTTCCGGCAGCGAGGTGGCGCCGGCGCCCACCCAGCCCAAAATCCTGCACAACGTCATCTACCGGGCGCGGGCCGACGGCACATCCCGCGGCGCGGTCGTCGCGTACAAGATGGACGACCAGAACGTCAACAGTGCGCAACCCACGCTGCTGCCCGGTCAGACCTTCGAGGTCAACACGGTGTTGGCGGACCCCAAGCTGGCCGGCATGGAGATCTCGATCGAATGGCCGTACGGGTCGAACCTGCACTGCGAGATCCTCGTCGACAACCAGATCGTCGCCAAGGCCGATCAGTTCATCGCGCCGCGGTTGCTCCGGCCGAAGGACGATCCGATGTACGGGGTGCTGCAATGTGGTGCGCCGCTGAATCTTCCGGTGGACGGCGCTCCGGACGCCGCGGTCAGCACGCCGCCGCCGGCATGAGCTCCGGGGACCCTCAGGGCCGCCACCCGGTGGCATCGGCCCACGCCCACGCACGTCGGTACGCGTCGAGGAGCCACGGCTCTTTCGCGTCGGCGTAGGAACCGGTCTCGGTGTGCCCCTGGGCGACGACCTGCCGCTTCAGCGCGAGGTAGTCGGCTTGGGCATCTGGGTTCGCGCGTAACCAGTCGACGAAGAGCAGCGCGAACTGTTGGCCCGGCCAGCCATCGACCCGTAGATGGACGTTCGTCGGCCGACCGGGATCGGCGGAGCAGTGAATTCGCTTGTGCCACAGCGCGTCATCGTCGGAGTGGTCGAATTCCGCGGCCGTGCTGCGGGCGTCCGGCTTGCCGACGTCGGCGGTGATCGGCATGCAGACATAGCCGGCCGTCGTCAATGCCTCGCGTAGTTCGTCGGCGACATCGAGCGAGCCGACCGTCACCTGGACGTCGATCACGTCCTTGGCGTCGAGTCCGGGCACCGCGGTGGAACCGATGTGGTCGATACGCACGGCACGGTGCCCGCACGCGGTGTTGAGCCGCGCCAGGATGCGCTGTGCCTGGTCGGGCCATGTCGGGTCGTAGGGCACCAGTACCGGTTCGCAGTGTGCGGGCCGATTCTCGTGCAGGTTGTGCGCGAACGGCACGATCCGTTCGTGCCACAGCGCTCGCGCCGCGCTGACCAGCGCAGCTGTGGTGCCCGCGTTGTCCAGCCACACGTCGGCGACGGCCCGGCGCTGTTCCTCGTTGGCTTGCGCGGCGATCCGCGCCCGGGCGTCCTCTTCGGTGAAACCCCGGTGCTCGATCAACCGCTTCACCCGCACGTCCTCGTCGGCGTGCACGATCACCACAAGCGGGAACATCGGTGCCATACCGGATTCGACCAGCAGCGGGATGTCTTCGACGATCACGGCGTCTTCGGCGGCAGCCGCGATCAACTCCGATCGGCGGTGCGCGACCAGCGGATGGACGATCCCGTTGAGGGTCTTGCGCTTCTCCTCGTCGCTGAACGCGATGGCGGCGAGCGCCGGCCTGTTGAGCGCGCCGTCGTCGTGCAGAATCTGCTCGCCGAATGCGTCGACCAGCTTGGCCAGCCCCTCGGTCCCGGGCTCGACGACCTCGCGAGCGATCACGTCGCCGTCGACGACGATTCCCCCGAGCTCACTGAACGTCGCGGACACCGTCGATTTCCCGGCGCCGATACCGCCGGAGAGCCCAATGCGCAGCACCGCCCAGCCTGTCGGCTGTCAGGCGTTGCCTGCGAGCTTTTCCCGCAGTGCCGCGAGTTGGGCGTCGCTGGCCAGCGATCCGCCCGCCGACGGCTCCTCGCCACGCGAGGTGCCGTTGGAGGAAGACGGAGCCGCTGCTGCTTCTGCGTCTGCGGCGGCGAACTTCTCCATCTGCGCGGTGTGCATCTTGTGCCGGCGCTCGGCCTCGGCGTAGCGGGACTCCCACTCCTCACGCTGCTTCTCGAAACCCTCGAGCCACTCGTTGGTCTCGGAGTCGAAGCCCTCCGGGAAGATGTAGTTGCCCTGCTCGTCGTAGCTGTCGGCCATGCCGTACTTCGAGGGGTCGAACTCCTCGGTGTAGTCCTCGTTGGCCTGCTTGAGGCTCAGCGAGATGCGGCGCCGCTCCAAATCGATGTCGATGACCTTGACCATCGCGTCGTCGCCGACCTGCACCACCTGGTCCGGGACCTCGACGTGGCGCTCGGACAGCTCGGAGATGTGCACGAGGCCCTCGATACCCTCCTCGACGCGGACGAACGCGCCGAACGGCACCAGCTTGGTGACCTTGCCCGGCACGATCTGGCCGATCGCGTGGGTGCGGGCGAAGTGCCGCCACGGATCTTCCTGAGTCGCCTTGAGCGACAACGAAACCCGCTCGCGGTCCATGTCGACGTCGAGCACCTCGACGGTGACCTCGTCGCCCACCTGAACCACCTCGGACGGGTGATCGATGTGCTTCCACGACAGCTCGGAGACGTGCACCAGGCCGTCGACACCGCCGAGATCGACGAACGCGCCGAAGTTGACGATGCTGCTGACGACACCCTTGCGGATGGCGCCCTTCTGCAGCTGGTTGAGGAACTCGCTGCGCACCTCGGACTGGGTCTGCTCCAACCAGGCGCGACGGCTCAGCA
This window harbors:
- a CDS encoding DUF402 domain-containing protein, encoding MHAPKHETFDLRAHTNTDPKGVVRPVEIYTVRPWGLYMARPAPGRTQFHYLESWLLPSLRLRATVFHFNPGHELDQDYYLDVGRYTPGRDVWHSEDHYLDLVVRTGEGADLCDVDELLTAVRHNLLTPETGEQAVQAAVSAIDGLSRHGYDLNRWLAGQGMPLTWRDG
- the rpsA gene encoding 30S ribosomal protein S1, coding for MPSPSVTSPQVAVNDIGSSEDFLAAIDKTIKYFNDGDIVEGTIVKVDRDEVLLDIGYKTEGVIPSRELSIKHDVDPNEVVSVGDEVEALVLTKEDKEGRLILSKKRAQYERAWGTIEELKEKDEAVKGTVIEVVKGGLILDIGLRGFLPASLVEMRRVRDLQPYIGKEIEAKIIELDKNRNNVVLSRRAWLEQTQSEVRSEFLNQLQKGAIRKGVVSSIVNFGAFVDLGGVDGLVHVSELSWKHIDHPSEVVQVGDEVTVEVLDVDMDRERVSLSLKATQEDPWRHFARTHAIGQIVPGKVTKLVPFGAFVRVEEGIEGLVHISELSERHVEVPDQVVQVGDDAMVKVIDIDLERRRISLSLKQANEDYTEEFDPSKYGMADSYDEQGNYIFPEGFDSETNEWLEGFEKQREEWESRYAEAERRHKMHTAQMEKFAAADAEAAAAPSSSNGTSRGEEPSAGGSLASDAQLAALREKLAGNA
- a CDS encoding UdgX family uracil-DNA binding protein (This protein belongs to the uracil DNA glycosylase superfamily, members of which act in excision repair of DNA. However, it belongs more specifically to UdgX branch, whose founding member was found to bind uracil in DNA (where it does not belong), without cleaving it, appears to promote DNA repair by a pathway involving RecA, rather than base excision.); the encoded protein is MPARPKHTAAEFVPDTRDLDDLADAATGCKGCDLYLDATQTVFGGGSADAEMMLVGEQPGDQEDKAGAPFVGPAGKLLDKALVQAGIDRGRVYVTNAVKHFKFTLPERGKRRIHKTPGRTEVVSCRPWLLAELDAVRPEVLVLMGATAAQSMMGSAFRLTAHRGEALRLPEIDEITDLDVDPAVAVTVHPSSVLRGRPEDREEAFGALVSDLRFAAGLRSAAR
- a CDS encoding glycosyltransferase family 39 protein; the encoded protein is MELSPGAQRLARLERSESVRTGRLDAALVAVFAVAVSAAGAARPSLWFDEAATISASTRTIPELWRLLHNIDAVHGTYYLLMHGWFTVFPVTEFYSRLSSCLAVGVAAAGVVVLARRFWSRTLAACAGIMFAILPRITWAGIETRSYALTAAAAVWMTVLLLVAVRRNSKRLWACYGLAVVACSLLNVFAVLLVLVHAVALAAVAANRAVVHRWIVTVAVAIAAVVPFLVFSRTQIAQVRWISAPGWDTVAEVVQEQYFDHSVAFAVVAAAVLILPLVRRRFRPTDAGVRSLVLISLGWIVVPTAVLLLYSVWLEPVYYPRYLSYTSPAMALLLAVGVTAIARTRETVAAVLTVFAVAATPNYLLEQRGPYAKEGMDFSQVADVITAHASPGDCLVLDNTTNWAPGPIRPLTAARPQAYAQLVDPGRGPRAADRNRLWDAHLGIWGVADQLRRCTVLWTVSQRDTSVADRESGTALDPGPRLRRAPAYRVPQAMGFRVVERWQFSFAQVVKSTR
- the coaE gene encoding dephospho-CoA kinase — its product is MLRIGLSGGIGAGKSTVSATFSELGGIVVDGDVIAREVVEPGTEGLAKLVDAFGEQILHDDGALNRPALAAIAFSDEEKRKTLNGIVHPLVAHRRSELIAAAAEDAVIVEDIPLLVESGMAPMFPLVVIVHADEDVRVKRLIEHRGFTEEDARARIAAQANEEQRRAVADVWLDNAGTTAALVSAARALWHERIVPFAHNLHENRPAHCEPVLVPYDPTWPDQAQRILARLNTACGHRAVRIDHIGSTAVPGLDAKDVIDVQVTVGSLDVADELREALTTAGYVCMPITADVGKPDARSTAAEFDHSDDDALWHKRIHCSADPGRPTNVHLRVDGWPGQQFALLFVDWLRANPDAQADYLALKRQVVAQGHTETGSYADAKEPWLLDAYRRAWAWADATGWRP
- the uvrB gene encoding excinuclease ABC subunit UvrB, coding for MAFATEHPVLAHSEYRPVDSIVRTGGHFEVVSPYAPAGDQPAAIDELERRIKAGEHDVVLLGATGTGKSATTAWLIERVQRPTLVMEPNKTLAAQMANELREMLPHNSVEYFVSYYDYYQPEAYIAQTDTYIEKDSSINDDVERLRHSATSSLLSRRDVVVVASVSCIYGLGTPQSYLDRSVELRVGQEVPRDALLRLLVDVQYTRNDMAFTRGSFRVRGDTVEIIPSYEELAVRIEFFGDEIEELYYLHPLTGDVVRKVDSLRIFPATHYVAGPERMAQAITSIEQELEERLAELEGQGKLLEAQRLRMRTNYDVEMMRQVGFCSGIENYSRHIDGRGPGTAPATLIDYFPEDFLLVIDESHVTVPQIGGMYEGDMSRKRNLVDFGFRLPSAVDNRPLTWEEFADRIGQTVYLSATPGPYEMSQTGGEFVEQVIRPTGLVDPQVLVKPTKGQIDDLIGEIRKRTERDERVLVTTLTKKMAEDLTDYLLEMGIRVRYLHSEVDTLRRVELLRQLRLGDYDVLVGINLLREGLDLPEVSLVAILDADKEGFLRSPRSLIQTIGRAARNVSGEVHMYADKITDSMKEAIDETERRRAKQIAYNTEHGIDPKPLRKKIADILDQVYREADDVEVGGSGRNASRGRRAQGEPGRAVSAGIIEGRDTSNMPRAELADLIKDLTEQMMTAARDLQFELAARIRDEIHDLKKELRGMDAAGLK